From a region of the Desulfatibacillum aliphaticivorans DSM 15576 genome:
- the dctP gene encoding TRAP transporter substrate-binding protein DctP encodes MASLFFLRRKGGALHASTLRPRLTAWAALPVLFAFLFSAGAALGQEPRFNWKFATLAPEGVGYAVQIKHVVKPKLEEVGQGDIRIKIYWSGVMGDDAGIIRKMRFGHLNGAGLTGSGSISLCPEMSVLSLPFLFSDYDEVDYVRKNMRDDFESYMETSGAFLFAFIDQGFDQIYSKKYSFTKEEDFRAARFLTWYGPVEEEFYRSLGNNPIPVSFPRVLPSLKDDVGDSFMGPAILVVGSTMFTMFKHVNPTFIRYSPACCVIRMEDWNSLPQEYVDAYYSLRDGIENEFCVQNRRDDKKYLVALSKYGISVTRTDPETVAAIREKVKPVWKELEGRVYPPEVLEKVTTHLQQYRNAKASGQEGEVR; translated from the coding sequence ATGGCTTCACTATTTTTCTTGCGCAGGAAGGGGGGCGCCCTGCATGCGTCCACCTTGCGCCCGCGCCTGACAGCGTGGGCCGCATTGCCGGTTTTGTTCGCCTTTTTGTTTTCCGCCGGCGCCGCTTTGGGGCAGGAGCCCCGTTTTAACTGGAAATTCGCCACCCTGGCTCCGGAAGGCGTGGGCTACGCCGTGCAGATCAAGCATGTGGTCAAGCCCAAGTTGGAGGAAGTGGGGCAGGGCGACATCCGCATCAAGATATACTGGAGCGGCGTCATGGGAGACGACGCCGGGATCATCCGCAAAATGCGTTTCGGGCACTTGAACGGCGCCGGCCTCACCGGCAGCGGAAGCATCAGCCTGTGTCCTGAGATGTCGGTCCTAAGCCTGCCTTTTCTCTTTTCCGACTATGACGAAGTGGATTACGTCCGTAAAAACATGCGGGACGATTTTGAATCCTACATGGAGACCAGCGGCGCCTTTCTGTTCGCTTTTATCGATCAGGGCTTCGACCAGATTTATTCCAAAAAATACAGCTTTACCAAGGAAGAGGATTTTCGCGCCGCCAGGTTTCTGACCTGGTACGGACCGGTGGAGGAGGAGTTTTACCGCAGCCTGGGGAACAATCCCATTCCGGTCAGCTTTCCCCGGGTTCTGCCCAGCCTGAAAGACGACGTGGGCGACTCCTTTATGGGCCCGGCCATCCTGGTGGTGGGTTCCACCATGTTCACCATGTTCAAGCATGTCAATCCAACCTTTATTCGATACTCGCCGGCCTGCTGCGTCATCCGTATGGAGGACTGGAACAGCCTTCCCCAGGAATACGTGGACGCCTACTATTCGCTGCGGGACGGCATTGAAAATGAATTTTGCGTCCAGAACAGGCGGGACGATAAAAAATATCTGGTGGCTCTTAGCAAATACGGAATCAGCGTGACCCGCACGGACCCGGAGACCGTGGCCGCAATCCGGGAAAAGGTCAAACCGGTCTGGAAAGAACTGGAGGGCCGGGTATACCCTCCCGAAGTTCTGGAAAAAGTCACCACCCATTTGCAGCAATACCGTAACGCCAAAGCCTCAGGCCAGGAAGGCGAAGTTCGCTAG
- a CDS encoding efflux RND transporter permease subunit codes for MAAQSSHFFDYNTWLRWIVSRPWIMLLIILLLTIAAGYRLPSIKINASSYAISVKDIPEFAAYENFLQEFGGAEYIQVAAKANNIFEPETFARVSRMADKLAKIPGVQTVISLPGAKRDMDLLDEWTPAQFEEKIEPVDLFVRNIISKDKKTTTITLILNDIRGGEEELVRAIQEAVDSEKGDMTVYEIGMPLISQAVLSVIKRDFMILPPAAFVVMILTLIVLFRSIRILIGPLACVTISIIWAFGAMAWTDTPVAALTLVVPIFLMAVGTAYCLHVAAEYQNTIETAKTPKEAAIACLEQVRLPTALAVFTTLIGLSSLMLNRTEAVREFAFPACIGMLSQLVLILLLFPAILAMTPLPKKQAKAKKEDLLDRLLSRIAVLNLDHSKKALTVIAVIVGVSLLGFFLLKVDADVTKYLGKDAPVTKHFHDVYQDMAGCFPINVIAKGKRSECFRNLDKLHRLSELQRYLESVDGVDKTISTADYLKLINYSVNGYRKEDYTLPETQADLENLYNLYRMLLGGADTQKFVSDDFNLANILMMTHISSTHEWLETQKRIEAYCQEHFGEDFSISITSMAVIVAHSNEIVTLSLIEGLLIIICVVLGIMLVALLSPKAGLVTLLPNCFPLVILFGAIGWFSVELSMNTAMVASIAIGLALDDTIHYMVRYSRELRHGLDRRKALETAVRSVGRPIIFTSITITMGFLILLFSGYKPTATFGALMAVTMMSALVGDLIILPSMMLKVDLVTLLDLLRVKLGIAPDKGIPLFAGLSKSQIRLLLSAGAIRNYPKGHILMEPGKDGDSLYAVISGEAALYHTIPSQDDSLAGARIRLAALKPGDVIGEMGGASSWHGKTATLMATTYVELLEINPGVVKRIQWLSPPTAYKFMLNLVEVLAQRLESTTQRLAGEGYRDSVTGLINPASFERALEKEIHRVRRYGSQLALGVVEIQNLIDISTRFGLHTGDRVLAHVSRVLGKRIREFDTLCRLDEQHFGMLLVRAGDEGGQAIVRRLSSLLNKDLDKDLPRLEVSVGFVVFSGEEDVTAGQLLSRAHKALESGKDPDAFLQRLVV; via the coding sequence ATGGCAGCACAATCTTCACATTTTTTTGATTATAATACCTGGCTCCGGTGGATTGTCAGCCGTCCATGGATTATGCTTCTGATAATCCTGCTGTTGACCATAGCTGCGGGATATCGCTTGCCTTCCATTAAAATAAACGCCTCGTCCTACGCAATCTCCGTCAAAGACATTCCGGAATTCGCCGCTTATGAGAATTTCTTGCAGGAATTCGGGGGCGCCGAATACATTCAGGTGGCGGCCAAGGCAAATAATATCTTTGAGCCCGAAACCTTCGCCAGGGTTAGCCGCATGGCCGACAAACTGGCGAAGATTCCAGGCGTTCAGACGGTTATCAGCCTGCCCGGCGCAAAGCGCGACATGGACCTTTTGGACGAATGGACCCCGGCCCAGTTCGAGGAAAAAATCGAGCCCGTGGATTTGTTTGTCCGCAACATCATTTCCAAAGACAAAAAAACAACGACCATCACCCTGATCCTGAACGACATCCGCGGCGGGGAAGAGGAGTTGGTCAGAGCAATTCAAGAGGCTGTGGACTCGGAAAAGGGGGACATGACCGTTTATGAAATCGGCATGCCGCTGATTTCCCAGGCGGTTTTAAGCGTCATAAAGCGCGACTTCATGATTCTACCGCCCGCGGCGTTCGTCGTCATGATTCTAACCCTGATTGTTCTATTCAGGTCCATACGCATACTCATCGGCCCCCTGGCCTGCGTCACCATATCCATTATTTGGGCCTTCGGCGCCATGGCGTGGACCGACACTCCGGTGGCGGCGCTCACCCTGGTGGTCCCCATATTTCTCATGGCTGTGGGTACGGCTTATTGCCTGCATGTGGCGGCCGAATATCAAAACACGATAGAAACCGCCAAGACGCCCAAAGAAGCGGCAATAGCCTGCCTGGAGCAAGTGCGCCTGCCAACCGCCCTGGCCGTGTTCACAACCTTGATCGGCCTCTCGTCTCTCATGCTCAACCGGACCGAGGCGGTCAGGGAATTCGCCTTTCCCGCATGCATCGGCATGTTGTCCCAACTTGTCCTGATATTGCTTTTGTTCCCGGCTATATTGGCCATGACGCCCTTGCCGAAAAAACAGGCCAAGGCGAAAAAAGAGGACCTGCTGGACCGCCTGCTGTCCAGGATCGCTGTCCTGAATCTGGATCACAGCAAAAAGGCCCTGACCGTAATTGCAGTGATCGTCGGCGTGTCTCTGCTGGGCTTTTTCCTTTTAAAGGTGGACGCCGACGTGACAAAATACCTGGGCAAGGACGCGCCGGTAACCAAGCATTTTCACGATGTTTATCAGGATATGGCCGGCTGCTTCCCCATCAATGTAATTGCAAAAGGGAAACGGAGCGAATGCTTCAGGAACCTGGACAAACTCCACCGGCTTTCCGAATTGCAACGCTACCTGGAGTCGGTGGACGGCGTGGATAAGACCATATCCACGGCGGACTATCTCAAGCTCATCAACTACTCGGTCAACGGCTATCGCAAAGAAGACTACACCCTGCCCGAAACCCAGGCGGATTTGGAGAACCTGTACAATCTCTATAGAATGCTCCTTGGCGGCGCCGACACGCAAAAATTTGTTTCAGACGATTTCAACTTGGCCAATATTTTGATGATGACCCACATCTCGTCCACCCACGAATGGCTGGAAACCCAAAAGCGCATCGAAGCCTATTGCCAGGAGCATTTTGGCGAGGATTTCAGCATTTCCATCACCAGCATGGCCGTGATAGTGGCCCATAGCAATGAAATCGTGACGCTAAGCCTCATAGAGGGCCTGCTCATAATCATTTGCGTGGTCCTGGGGATCATGCTGGTGGCGTTGTTATCCCCCAAAGCAGGGCTAGTCACCCTGCTGCCCAATTGCTTCCCCTTGGTGATCCTCTTCGGCGCCATCGGCTGGTTTTCCGTGGAGCTTTCCATGAACACCGCCATGGTGGCCAGCATTGCCATCGGCCTGGCCCTGGACGACACCATCCATTACATGGTCCGCTACTCCCGGGAGCTCCGCCACGGCCTGGACCGCCGCAAGGCTCTTGAAACCGCCGTTCGCAGCGTAGGGCGGCCCATCATCTTCACCAGCATTACCATCACCATGGGCTTTTTGATTCTTTTATTCTCCGGGTACAAGCCCACGGCGACCTTCGGCGCCCTCATGGCCGTCACCATGATGTCCGCCCTTGTGGGGGACCTTATAATTTTGCCCAGCATGATGCTTAAGGTGGATCTGGTGACCCTGCTTGACCTCCTGCGGGTCAAGTTGGGCATTGCTCCGGATAAAGGCATTCCCTTGTTTGCCGGGCTTTCCAAATCGCAGATCCGGCTGCTTTTAAGCGCCGGAGCCATCAGGAACTATCCCAAGGGCCATATTTTGATGGAGCCGGGCAAGGACGGGGATTCCCTATACGCCGTCATATCCGGCGAGGCGGCCTTGTATCACACCATACCGTCCCAGGACGACAGCCTGGCGGGCGCCCGCATCAGGCTGGCCGCCCTCAAGCCGGGAGACGTGATCGGCGAAATGGGAGGGGCCTCCAGTTGGCACGGCAAGACCGCAACCCTCATGGCCACCACCTATGTGGAATTGCTTGAGATTAATCCGGGCGTGGTCAAGCGGATTCAGTGGCTGTCCCCCCCCACGGCGTATAAGTTCATGCTCAACCTTGTGGAGGTCCTGGCCCAGCGCCTGGAAAGCACCACCCAGAGGCTGGCGGGGGAGGGATACCGGGATTCCGTCACCGGCCTGATTAATCCGGCCTCGTTCGAACGCGCCCTGGAAAAGGAAATCCACCGCGTAAGGCGTTACGGCAGCCAGTTGGCTCTGGGCGTGGTGGAAATTCAAAATCTGATAGACATCAGCACTCGTTTTGGACTGCATACGGGAGACCGGGTTTTGGCGCACGTCTCCAGGGTGTTGGGCAAACGCATCCGGGAATTCGACACCCTTTGCCGCTTGGATGAGCAGCATTTTGGCATGCTTTTGGTTCGGGCCGGAGATGAGGGCGGCCAGGCTATTGTCAGGCGGCTCTCTTCGCTGTTGAACAAGGACCTGGACAAGGACCTGCCCAGGCTGGAGGTCTCGGTGGGTTTTGTGGTTTTCAGCGGCGAAGAGGACGTCACCGCCGGCCAATTACTTTCCCGCGCCCATAAAGCGTTGGAAAGCGGAAAAGATCCGGACGCCTTCCTGCAGCGGCTTGTCGTTTAA
- a CDS encoding DUF5131 family protein, translating into MASSRIEWTESTWNPVTGCTKISPGCDHCYAERMAMRLQAMGQPNYVDGFKPSLHPHVLDYPLHWKKPQVIFVNSMSDTFHSSVPDVFIQQIFSVMKEAHWHSFQVLTKRSRRAMTMANELKWSPNIWMGVTIENQDYKSRIDHLREIPAAVRFLSLEPLLGPVPDMNLKGIDWVIVGGESGPGSRPMEKAWVCDIRDQCCEAGVKFFFKQWGGVNKKKAGRLLDGILYDDMPEQQQATG; encoded by the coding sequence ATGGCTAGCTCGCGAATAGAATGGACGGAATCCACCTGGAACCCGGTGACAGGGTGCACGAAAATCAGCCCTGGCTGCGACCATTGCTATGCTGAGCGCATGGCAATGCGATTACAGGCCATGGGCCAACCTAATTATGTGGACGGATTCAAGCCAAGCCTGCATCCCCATGTCCTTGATTATCCACTGCACTGGAAAAAGCCGCAGGTTATATTCGTCAACTCCATGAGCGACACTTTTCATTCTTCCGTCCCGGATGTATTCATTCAACAAATCTTTTCTGTCATGAAAGAAGCCCATTGGCATAGCTTTCAAGTTTTGACCAAGCGCTCACGCCGGGCCATGACCATGGCTAATGAGCTTAAATGGAGCCCAAACATTTGGATGGGCGTCACCATAGAAAACCAGGATTACAAATCACGTATTGATCACCTTAGGGAAATCCCGGCAGCCGTACGTTTTTTGTCCTTGGAGCCGCTTTTGGGACCTGTGCCAGACATGAACCTGAAAGGCATCGATTGGGTGATCGTAGGCGGAGAATCCGGCCCAGGCTCAAGGCCCATGGAAAAGGCGTGGGTTTGCGATATCAGGGACCAGTGCTGCGAGGCTGGCGTCAAATTTTTCTTCAAACAATGGGGCGGGGTAAACAAAAAGAAAGCCGGGCGCTTGCTCGATGGCATTCTTTACGATGATATGCCGGAGCAGCAACAAGCGACCGGGTGA
- a CDS encoding three-Cys-motif partner protein TcmP, which produces MPITNLHSRPFDEATKTKLDIFQRYLEEWLPVFFRQGPKGLMICDFFAGPGYDKKGVPGSPVLIFNNIRKYQSNIIEQNVRVRILLNEKDPEKFDLLQKTINQEYGQLHPAIKDLIEVLPFKDEFQALFYKMENQFRNQPNLFFLDQNGVKEVNEPIFYRLISMDKTDFLFFISSSYLRRFAGEPSFRTIFPDLDPEVIKNAPHDQSHRIVLETYRKRIPDNNLTLLYPFSIMKNSNIYGLIFGSKHLLGVQKFLKIAWNKDKLAGEADYDIDDVEQIKIFEEDQKISKVEAFERKLEKFVALKREVTNWEVLRFTLEEGHIPKHAREKMSDLKKRGKVHYKRRIGFDYDTCSKTEKRHKIKWIGNG; this is translated from the coding sequence ATGCCGATCACCAATCTGCACAGCAGGCCGTTTGATGAAGCGACCAAAACTAAGCTGGATATTTTCCAAAGATATCTTGAAGAGTGGCTTCCGGTGTTCTTCAGGCAAGGCCCTAAAGGGCTAATGATCTGTGATTTCTTTGCCGGCCCTGGATATGACAAGAAAGGCGTCCCTGGGAGCCCAGTTTTGATCTTTAATAACATCCGAAAGTACCAAAGCAATATTATAGAACAAAATGTGAGAGTCCGAATTCTCCTGAATGAGAAGGATCCCGAAAAATTTGATTTACTTCAAAAAACAATTAACCAAGAGTATGGGCAATTGCACCCCGCCATTAAGGATCTTATTGAAGTATTGCCATTTAAGGACGAATTTCAAGCTCTTTTCTATAAGATGGAAAATCAATTCCGAAATCAGCCGAATCTATTTTTCTTAGACCAGAATGGAGTTAAAGAGGTCAACGAGCCGATATTTTATCGCCTAATTTCTATGGATAAAACTGATTTTCTCTTCTTTATATCATCGTCGTACTTAAGGAGGTTTGCAGGAGAGCCAAGTTTTCGAACTATATTCCCGGATTTAGACCCAGAGGTGATTAAAAATGCCCCACATGACCAAAGTCATAGAATTGTCTTGGAAACATATAGGAAAAGAATCCCCGATAATAATCTGACCTTGCTCTACCCTTTTTCTATTATGAAAAACAGCAACATATATGGACTTATCTTTGGATCAAAGCATTTACTGGGAGTACAGAAATTTTTAAAAATCGCTTGGAATAAAGACAAGTTGGCCGGAGAGGCAGACTATGATATTGACGATGTTGAACAAATTAAAATTTTTGAAGAGGATCAAAAAATATCTAAAGTTGAAGCCTTTGAAAGGAAACTAGAGAAATTTGTTGCCTTAAAGCGGGAAGTTACAAACTGGGAGGTACTAAGGTTTACACTTGAGGAAGGGCATATTCCAAAACATGCACGAGAAAAGATGAGCGATCTGAAAAAACGTGGTAAGGTGCACTATAAAAGAAGGATTGGGTTCGACTACGACACCTGCTCAAAAACGGAAAAGCGACATAAGATCAAATGGATAGGCAATGGCTAG
- a CDS encoding AzlD domain-containing protein produces the protein MTTFQLFLIFLGMGLVTYLPRFIPLALFAKRDVPAWFSEWLSFIPPALLAALLAPDLIVAKTAQGAHFDFLNPKLFVAFPVFFIAAKTKSLGGTVISGMALYWLAQKLIESGYLG, from the coding sequence ATGACCACCTTCCAATTATTCCTGATTTTTTTGGGCATGGGCCTTGTGACATATCTGCCCCGCTTCATCCCCCTGGCTTTGTTCGCCAAAAGAGACGTCCCGGCCTGGTTCTCCGAATGGCTGTCATTCATCCCCCCGGCCCTGCTGGCCGCCTTGCTTGCGCCGGACCTTATCGTCGCCAAAACCGCTCAGGGCGCGCATTTCGACTTTTTAAACCCCAAGTTGTTTGTGGCTTTTCCTGTTTTTTTCATCGCCGCCAAGACCAAATCATTGGGCGGGACGGTCATCTCCGGCATGGCCCTTTACTGGCTGGCGCAAAAGCTCATTGAAAGCGGATATTTAGGATAG
- a CDS encoding AzlC family ABC transporter permease, protein MDAEYQDKEKDFLKQGLAAAWPICMGYMPIGMALGVLAQKAGLSVFEMALMSVIVFAGSAQFICVSMLVSGAASIPIIITTFVVNLRHVLLSSSLAKHLDSMSLKGLALYAYGVTDESFGVNYTRFIEGGWTPKKALVVNHASNLCWILCTIAGAWFGELIPQGAFGIDYALIAMFIGLLIFQIRGLIYVASAVIAGLAASVMHLYTEGNMYVIVGAMTGATVCLALRRTAFFKKFEKAREEKT, encoded by the coding sequence ATGGACGCCGAATACCAGGACAAGGAAAAAGATTTCTTAAAGCAGGGGCTGGCTGCAGCATGGCCCATCTGCATGGGATACATGCCCATCGGCATGGCCCTTGGGGTTCTCGCCCAAAAAGCGGGGCTCAGCGTTTTTGAAATGGCCCTCATGTCCGTGATCGTGTTTGCGGGCAGCGCCCAGTTCATTTGCGTGTCCATGCTGGTCTCCGGAGCCGCCTCCATCCCCATCATCATCACCACCTTTGTGGTGAATCTGCGCCACGTGCTTTTAAGCTCCTCCCTGGCCAAGCACCTGGACTCCATGAGCCTCAAAGGGCTTGCCTTATACGCGTACGGAGTCACTGACGAGAGCTTTGGAGTCAACTACACCCGTTTTATCGAAGGCGGTTGGACTCCGAAAAAAGCCCTGGTGGTCAATCATGCCTCCAATCTGTGCTGGATTCTATGCACCATCGCCGGCGCCTGGTTCGGCGAGCTTATTCCTCAAGGGGCCTTCGGCATTGACTACGCGCTTATCGCCATGTTCATCGGCTTGCTGATATTTCAAATCCGGGGGCTTATATACGTGGCTTCGGCCGTGATCGCAGGATTGGCCGCATCGGTCATGCATCTGTATACGGAAGGCAACATGTATGTGATCGTGGGCGCCATGACAGGGGCCACGGTATGCCTGGCGTTGCGCAGGACAGCCTTTTTCAAAAAGTTCGAAAAGGCCCGGGAGGAAAAAACATGA
- a CDS encoding gamma carbonic anhydrase family protein, whose product MAEIHPSVFVAPNVFVSGDVTVDEDSSLWPGASLRGDLAPIRIGKGSSIQDNCSIHVNPGFTVEVGDLVTVGHGAVLHGCKVGNHSVVGMNSTVLDGAEIGDCCLVAAGSVVKGGTKVPDYSLVAGNPAEIKSVRLKPFMNWVGALMYVAISSLYKEGATEFPPDELNRIVDSLKDKYPMPPE is encoded by the coding sequence ATGGCTGAAATCCATCCCAGCGTGTTCGTGGCCCCCAACGTATTCGTTTCCGGGGATGTGACGGTGGACGAAGACAGTTCCTTATGGCCCGGCGCTTCCCTCAGGGGAGACCTGGCGCCCATTCGGATAGGCAAGGGTTCATCCATTCAGGACAACTGCTCAATACATGTGAATCCCGGCTTTACCGTCGAAGTGGGGGATCTGGTTACCGTGGGCCACGGGGCAGTGCTGCACGGCTGCAAGGTTGGAAATCATTCCGTGGTGGGAATGAACTCGACGGTCCTGGACGGTGCGGAAATTGGCGATTGCTGCCTGGTGGCCGCAGGGTCGGTGGTCAAAGGAGGAACCAAGGTTCCTGACTATTCCCTGGTGGCCGGAAATCCGGCGGAAATCAAATCCGTTAGGCTGAAGCCCTTTATGAATTGGGTCGGAGCTTTAATGTATGTGGCCATATCCAGCCTGTACAAGGAAGGGGCGACCGAGTTCCCGCCGGATGAACTCAACAGGATCGTGGATTCGCTGAAAGACAAATACCCCATGCCCCCCGAATAG
- a CDS encoding chemotaxis protein CheD — protein sequence MAYGSLAHFSNLENYPIPAQSPVISSLVLGKKKEVKAGIGDLRVSGSLDAVLATYSLGSCIGVSAYDPVARIGGLLHFQLPHSSISPEKAQARPYMFADTGIPALFEACSQLGAKWRRMEVKIAGGASSKTSTGVFNIGPRNYQALTDIFKSMGKSINAQETGGFCSRSMWLDMATGEVTLKTNTAGQHVAWTTM from the coding sequence ATGGCTTACGGCTCACTGGCGCATTTTAGCAACTTGGAAAACTATCCCATCCCGGCTCAAAGTCCGGTCATATCCAGTTTGGTGCTTGGGAAGAAAAAGGAAGTAAAGGCGGGAATTGGAGACTTGAGAGTCAGCGGAAGCCTTGACGCCGTTTTAGCCACCTATTCTTTGGGTTCCTGCATTGGAGTATCGGCTTACGACCCGGTCGCCCGGATCGGAGGCCTTTTGCATTTCCAACTGCCGCACTCGTCCATCTCCCCGGAAAAGGCGCAAGCCAGGCCGTATATGTTCGCGGACACCGGCATTCCCGCTTTGTTCGAGGCGTGCTCCCAACTGGGCGCCAAATGGCGGCGCATGGAAGTCAAGATCGCAGGCGGCGCCAGCAGCAAAACCTCCACCGGGGTGTTCAACATAGGCCCCCGGAACTACCAGGCCTTGACGGACATCTTCAAGTCCATGGGCAAATCCATCAACGCCCAGGAAACCGGAGGGTTTTGCTCCCGGTCCATGTGGCTGGACATGGCCACCGGCGAAGTCACCCTAAAAACCAACACCGCCGGCCAGCACGTCGCATGGACAACCATGTAA
- a CDS encoding type III pantothenate kinase, producing MLLVIDVGNTNTVMGVFDDQRVVCDWRIRTERETTEDEFFVLASQLFAGKDIKPEIITATIVSCVVPPMRKILHAFCQKYLGHEPIWVSAEMDMGMPILYDNPAEVGADRIVNAVAAYERYHDALIVIDFGTATTFDCISKDGEYLGGAISPGVGIASEALFARASKLPRVEIFNPPAQAIGKDTAKSMQSGIILGYAGLVDGLVRRIVKEMENKPRVIATGGLAPLMANVAETIEEVESGLTLEGLRIIFDRVSNS from the coding sequence ATGCTATTAGTCATTGATGTGGGGAACACCAATACGGTTATGGGGGTCTTTGACGATCAGCGCGTGGTTTGCGACTGGAGAATCAGGACGGAGCGGGAAACCACAGAGGACGAATTCTTTGTCCTGGCGTCCCAATTATTCGCCGGCAAGGACATCAAGCCGGAAATCATCACGGCCACCATCGTTTCCTGCGTTGTCCCGCCCATGCGTAAGATTCTTCACGCATTCTGCCAGAAGTATCTGGGCCACGAGCCTATCTGGGTGTCCGCGGAAATGGACATGGGCATGCCCATTCTGTACGACAATCCCGCGGAGGTGGGCGCAGACCGGATCGTCAACGCCGTGGCCGCTTACGAGCGCTACCATGACGCCCTGATCGTCATAGACTTCGGCACCGCCACCACCTTTGACTGCATTTCCAAGGACGGCGAATACCTGGGCGGCGCCATCAGCCCCGGCGTGGGCATCGCCTCCGAAGCCTTGTTCGCCCGCGCCTCCAAGCTGCCCAGGGTGGAAATTTTCAATCCCCCGGCCCAGGCCATAGGCAAAGACACGGCCAAAAGCATGCAGTCCGGGATTATCCTGGGCTACGCCGGGCTTGTGGACGGTTTGGTCAGGCGGATAGTCAAGGAAATGGAAAACAAGCCCCGGGTCATCGCCACCGGAGGCCTTGCGCCGTTGATGGCCAATGTGGCGGAAACCATCGAGGAGGTGGAATCCGGCCTGACCCTGGAAGGCCTCCGGATTATTTTCGACAGGGTTTCAAATAGTTAA
- a CDS encoding CdaR family protein → MEPQSAKNGVRRIILPAVLGLGLACLAGWIFFCFVIPTQAEILVPIDWDVRGDLMAVDPPVNNLTLTVSCPRSRLSSLMDSGVYYRPDPKGFEEGAVSIPVQLGEGLVPRGVRVESIQPQELSFRVEPKIEKEMYVLVMLAGQPASGYTVTELNVVPERVLLKGPSRILKDKETVPTKPVDIAGASEPLSREAALDLEEAVAKLSEVRAVTAKVVIEEEKAVRRITVPIVGKNPPKAFDISPPVIELVVRGPVQVLDDLPNSGEMAAWIDLSGLKRGVYARRAVIALPLAVTLQDASPEVFTVQIK, encoded by the coding sequence ATGGAGCCTCAATCCGCTAAAAACGGAGTACGCAGAATCATCCTGCCGGCCGTGCTGGGCTTAGGGCTGGCGTGCCTCGCCGGTTGGATCTTTTTCTGCTTTGTCATCCCCACGCAGGCGGAAATCCTTGTCCCCATTGACTGGGACGTACGGGGGGATCTCATGGCCGTGGACCCGCCGGTGAACAACCTCACCCTGACCGTTTCATGCCCCAGAAGCAGACTCAGCTCCCTCATGGATTCAGGGGTTTACTACCGCCCCGACCCAAAGGGCTTTGAGGAAGGCGCGGTCTCCATCCCCGTCCAGCTTGGGGAAGGCCTCGTCCCGCGCGGAGTCCGCGTGGAATCCATCCAGCCCCAGGAATTGAGTTTTCGCGTCGAGCCGAAAATCGAAAAGGAAATGTACGTCCTGGTCATGCTGGCGGGCCAGCCGGCGTCAGGGTATACGGTGACGGAGCTTAACGTGGTTCCGGAAAGGGTTTTGTTGAAGGGGCCTTCCCGAATTTTGAAGGATAAGGAAACCGTTCCGACCAAGCCCGTGGATATCGCCGGCGCCAGCGAACCTCTCTCCAGGGAGGCGGCGCTGGATTTGGAGGAGGCGGTGGCCAAACTGTCTGAAGTCCGGGCCGTGACAGCCAAAGTGGTGATTGAAGAGGAGAAGGCGGTCAGGAGGATTACAGTACCCATTGTAGGGAAAAATCCGCCCAAGGCGTTTGACATTTCTCCTCCGGTGATAGAATTAGTGGTGCGCGGGCCGGTGCAGGTGTTGGACGACTTGCCCAATAGCGGAGAAATGGCCGCCTGGATCGACCTGAGCGGGCTGAAACGGGGCGTGTACGCCAGGCGGGCGGTCATCGCCCTGCCGCTCGCCGTAACTTTGCAGGATGCCTCTCCGGAGGTTTTTACGGTACAAATCAAATAG